A stretch of the Leptospira kirschneri serovar Cynopteri str. 3522 CT genome encodes the following:
- a CDS encoding aspartate kinase, with amino-acid sequence MANIIVQKYGGTSVGTPERIQNVARRIKSYHDKGQQVAVIVSAMGHTTDELVDLAAKISSNPPKREMDMLLSTGEQISTALLAMALWEIGVPATSFTGSQIKLLTDGNFSNAKIKMIDRSRIDSALNEGKVVIIAGFQGIDAEENITTLGRGGSDTSAVAVAAVLGAKECEIYTDVDGVYTADPRVVPSAKKHKQITYEEMLELASLGAGVLHSRSVELGMNYDVVIHVRSSFNDNIGTLVVSEDKIMEKLKVSGVTAKNDQARITIAGVPDKPGLAAGLFGELSSKHILVDMIVQSSPHNGMNTISFTIPKKDVQEAKPILQGFSKSHNASEPEINENIAIVSAVGVGMKSHVGVAAGMFKALADNGINIEMISTSEIKISCVIAESQAKIAVNKIHDVFGLSS; translated from the coding sequence ATGGCAAATATAATCGTTCAAAAATACGGCGGAACTTCCGTGGGTACTCCGGAAAGGATCCAGAACGTCGCAAGAAGAATCAAATCCTATCATGATAAAGGTCAACAAGTGGCGGTTATAGTTTCCGCGATGGGGCATACCACGGATGAACTTGTAGACCTCGCGGCAAAAATTTCTTCCAATCCGCCTAAACGTGAAATGGACATGTTACTTTCTACGGGCGAACAAATTTCCACTGCACTTCTCGCTATGGCTCTTTGGGAAATCGGAGTTCCAGCCACTTCTTTTACAGGTTCTCAAATCAAACTTCTTACGGACGGAAATTTCTCAAATGCTAAGATCAAAATGATCGATCGATCCAGAATCGATTCTGCGTTGAACGAAGGTAAGGTGGTCATCATCGCGGGTTTTCAGGGAATAGACGCGGAAGAAAATATCACAACTTTAGGAAGAGGTGGTTCCGACACTTCTGCTGTCGCTGTCGCCGCCGTTTTAGGTGCAAAAGAATGTGAGATTTATACGGACGTGGATGGGGTTTACACCGCCGATCCAAGAGTTGTTCCCAGCGCCAAAAAACATAAACAAATTACTTACGAAGAAATGCTCGAGCTAGCGAGTTTAGGTGCGGGTGTTCTTCATTCCAGAAGTGTGGAACTTGGGATGAATTACGACGTGGTCATTCATGTTCGCTCTAGTTTCAACGATAATATAGGAACGCTCGTGGTGAGCGAGGATAAGATTATGGAAAAATTAAAAGTAAGTGGTGTTACCGCTAAAAACGATCAAGCAAGAATTACAATCGCAGGGGTTCCGGATAAACCAGGTTTAGCTGCAGGACTTTTTGGCGAGCTTAGTTCTAAACATATTCTTGTAGATATGATCGTTCAATCTTCTCCGCATAACGGTATGAATACGATTTCCTTTACTATTCCGAAAAAAGACGTCCAAGAAGCGAAACCCATTCTTCAAGGATTCTCGAAGTCGCATAACGCAAGTGAACCAGAAATCAACGAAAATATTGCGATCGTTTCCGCGGTCGGAGTCGGCATGAAATCACACGTAGGTGTCGCTGCAGGAATGTTCAAAGCACTTGCAGACAACGGAATCAACATAGAAATGATTTCTACTTCGGAGATCAAGATCTCCTGTGTAATTGCAGAAAGTCAGGCTAAAATCGCTGTCAATAAAATTCACGACGTATTTGGTCTTTCTTCTTAA